The sequence CTCTTCcgttcaactctctctctctctctctctcgggtctcactctctctctcccctcttccCCGATCAACTTCCCCCCTTtctctcttccctttcttttcttttctgttcttgaAGTGGGTATGTGAATGGCGGTGGTAAGGAGGGCAAAAGTGATGGTTAGGATAAAAATTGGGGTTTTGTTtgtttagaattaggattagatttgagaattttgaataaaattagagtttagtaattttaataaaattagggtatgttgtattaatttgaaatctaatttaatcctttaaaattattttaaaaatattatttattatatcaaattaataattGGCCTTCANNNNNNNNNNNNNNNNNNNNNNNNNNNNNNNNNNNNNNNNNNNNNNNNNNNNNNNNNNNNNNNNNNNNNNNNNNNNNNNNNNNNNNNNNNNNNNNNNNNNNNNNNNNNNNNNNNNNNNNNNNNNNNNNNNNNNNNNNNNNNNNTTaaaataaagtctttaatgaataaataaattaaaattgactcataataagaattttaaaaaaatcatgggTCTTACAGAACCCAAAGAGCTAAGGGgagtcttctcaaaaatatcaagaTGTTTTGTGCACACCCCAGCAGCCCGAACACTCCCATGAACCAGGATATTAAGATGGTTTCGAACGGAAGCATCATCCATATTAATATGAGTGTGGGAAAAGATGTGATTCCGAACGAATTGGGGACCATCAAAATCCCTAGAAGAAGAGCTTGACCCcaaggtcttgcgcttcttcttctcttgGTCAGGGGAAGCTCGGGCAGGAAGGAtgggaggaggaagagaagaggTCCCCAgatcaggaggaggaggaggaggaggaggaggaggagtgcCAGCAGCCCTCGCGGCATCAACCCGAGCCCGAGACCTCCTTTTAGCATTTTGGACCTTCTGGTAGGAGGTACTGGAACCTTTCTTCACCATctctaaaaagaagaaaacaaaagagtTAGACTACTACAAGTCGGAAACAACTAATTGAAAGATTACAAGTCGATAATTATCAAAAGCAACAATAAAGCTACCTAATTGGGTCCGCACAAAACTCGAAGACCCCTGAAGAAACCTTTTTGTATCCAAATAAGGGGCTCTCCCCCAAGCTTCACGGAAGAACCCCACTATGGCCTCCTCAACTTTGTCCAAGTCATCAAGGCCGTACTTCTCTACAGGAGAAACCTTCAGCCAGTAAAGGGGAAAGAGGGGATTAGAATCTTCATCAAGAAAGAAGGGATGGTGACCCTCTACTGCTAAgactttaaaaaagaaatttttgaaatcatgaaaagacTCATCAAAGATAGAAAAAACTTTTCGACCTTGAATGGCCCGAAAAGAGATCCACTATTGCTTATTATTTTacccactgaagggcttggtcatatggaagagataGAAAAAGATCTTCAAAGATGTTGGAAAATCCAGCTCTCGACTAACAAGCTGGTAAATCTtcataaaaccccaagaattggggtggAGTTGGGTGGGAGCAACTTGGCAGTGGTTCAAAACATCCATTTCAAAAGGAGAAAAAGGCAAAGAAACCCTGAGGCGGGTGAAAAAGCAATCATACATGAAAAGAAAATGGGGATCAGAATCAGTAACCCTGCCACAACAGACCCGGTCATCAAGACCCGGGGCCAACAACTCGTACTTGGGCTCATCCTCCTCTAAGAGGCAAATCCTATGATGAACGCGAAGTTTGGAGAGATAATTGGTATCCACTAAGGGTTCCTCCCCGAGAACGGTATCATCTACCCACTCAAAAACATGAGAAGACATCTTTTTCggtaaaaaatagataaaaaggcAACGAGACCTacaaagaaaaatggaaaaggGTCATACTCAAGAACTCTAAAAAGACTAAACAGCCTCTCTCAAGGGCAAGAAAACAACGATGGCTAGACCAATGCACTCACTAACAGCATGCAAAACCTCCTCTAAACACGCAAAAGGTATCAAGCATAAATAATAAAAGGAGAATGATAGAGAACTAACCTTTGTTGATGAGTGCGAAGAGAAGCAGAGGCAACAGCAGTCACAGCAAGGAGGAGGGCTAAAAAGCTTTCTCTTTGAGAAAATAAGGAGTCGAAGTAAGAGATTTCAGAAAACGAAAGAAACAGAAGAAAGAGAGgaaaaagtatttataaatacaCCAGGAGCAAAATAGTAAAATGAGGCTATCATTAAAGATACGcgccgttaccaatgtaactgctCCCCACGTGTAAATACAAAACTCCTAACGGACGCGACATTTGATTAGACACGACTGTTGGAAATCTTTAAATCATGTCGGTTCCTGCATCATGTCGGCTACAAGCCCGAGTTCAaatactcgaatccaactcaTAATTAAAAGAGATTAGACTCGAGTAGGGACACTATTTATACCCTGACCCAACATTAAGGCCCAGATCTAAATAAGCCAAAAAGACCCAATCCAAGGATTGGCCTTTGCTACTTACCGACCTCCTTAGAAGAGGTCAGATTCGACACGCCCTCcactctaaagaagtcgggatcgaaggttagctggcagataacccttattcaaataaataactgcccctaaaatctctcaacccgcTTCCatgagccatatctcaacttctcTAAGataaaagggacggttatccacctaaaaaggtggaactactccaacggtggttattggttcaccactataaatacactgacacctctcaggtatctctaagttccaatactctctaaacctgctAAAACcctttgctaacttaggcatcggagtgtctttgcaggtaccaccccccattctttcatgTACACAAGCCTAGTCGGAGATTACCTCCACTCAATGCGTGGGCCAATTTCACAAGCCCAACCCACTAACTTTAGGTTACCCACGTAACACATACTATGTATATTAATAATCtttactaattatttaattttatgattatttaatagtCTTTATGACTATGTATATTTATAAgcataactcttttttttttattttggtcaaTCCAATCCAGTCCTATCTTTTTTTTGGTCTTACAATCCACTCTTAAATCATGTACTACAAATAGCATTTTAATAAGACGAAAGTTTTTTGGCTAAGCCCAGACATATTAATCTTCTAACTCCGAATTACTCTTTTTTAAAATAACCTAACACAGTTTTTGCAATAAATTCCAATAGCAGTTATAAAAATACTACACACTTTAGTTACTACAAGAATTAACCCATTATAATTATAAACAGGTGTGTAAGTAACCGACAGATGCTACTCTATGGGATTCATGATCTACTATAAAGCAGAGACTCGATTTTTCCATGCTTTCTCACTCACCGCGTGTCATTCCTGCAGCCTGCGCACCTAAAGAAAGGAAAAGCCTTCAGCATAGTAAAATTTTCCTTTCTCATTCTGTGTTGGTTTGTGTTGGTTTTTAAACTAGGAATCTATGACAAGATAGAAACAATCAATATtttaagtaaaattaaaaaaaataaattaagtaaaatatgaaattataacgagatttaaattttaaaatgatcGTACTTAGATAATATaatatcaaaaaattttaaaaattaaatcgagAGTATAAAATTATAACTATTAATAAGTGGGGTTAGGTCAGATTAATTGCCAGAAAACATTTTCATATCCATGCCAGCTTGTAACAAACAACCCACATCAATCCCATGTTTTATTAATGGGCTTTTAGCCCATAATCTGATACTGAACCACAAGCCCAATAACATTGCTCATCTTGCAAGACCTAAAAGAAAACGGAAGAACTAATTCAATgacgaaaaaaaaaagtgaaaactaaTCCAATCTAGATGCTCCAGTTTATGGCTCTATGATCACTTAGATAAGTTTGTAAACCGAAAAGAAAAGGTGTAAAATGAAAAAAGATTatcaccaaaaaaaattaaaaaagattagattagatttgattaaatttaaaattgagcGCGATTCAATTCAGTTTTTATTCgactaaaataaataattctaaCAATCAACGCATTAAAAAAAGGTCGTTTATTTTCAACCCAAAAAAAGAGTTAGATTAAAATCCTATCAAATCATTGGTTTAAGGAAATTAAAAATGATCCATAGATAAATAAAAACAGTTAAAATAAGAAGTAGAAAGgaacaatatttttttaaatattctgtTATTCGTACGTGATTAAGCATTTCacaatatttttttaagaaataatattttttattaaaatttgatatgTTATTTATCTTTGTATGTTGAATTTATTTCATTCGAAATTTGATTTGCAAGATTTATGTTTATATTAAGACTTCTTTTTTGttgttaaaattattatttaaaattgaattggattgttataaaaaaaaatttaaatttattgatAGATTTACCATGGATTAAATCTGTcaatagttattaatttaattattagtgAATAATATATTATTGTTTGAGATAAATGACTCCCTTCAATCATTGAGTTTAACTATTGGGTGATTCGATGAACCTTTTAAACGTACAATTAAATTTATGTGATAGATTAAATATATGGGATATTAATTTTAAGGTCCGTTTGGATAGGTTtataagtgattttttttttaatttttaatttatgaaaaggtatagtattaatgtctgatataatttttaaaataaaattgtaactttctaaaaagttattttggtgtttaaggagaagttaaaaaaaatgacttctctcataataaattttttttatcacttttctcttaaaataagtacttttaaaattaaaaaactaaatacaaaataacttatttataaactacttttaatataaatatttattatttaagttattttttcaaaAGTAACTTAATTAAATTGTTTATCCAAACTGGGCCTTAGTTTCAAGCAACTCAACCACAAGCAAAAATTCCCAAAGCACCATCCCAGAAAAATCATGAACAAGTTGTACTCATCACCTCCATACTAGAAGAATGATGAATCATGAATTGAAAGTTTCAAGATTGATGACtaagaatttgaaacaaaattgaaCAAGGAACTTGACTAGTAAAATTTCTACTTGTTTCTTGAATCATTACAACTAGTGCTTAGTTGTTATAAAAATTACTATTTTATTATGAAGGTTTGCCTATATAAAGGCTTCATATGTATGTTGTTAATTATCTCTCCATGAATCAAAATACTTAGTGTTTGTTTCAAAGATTCTCTCCTTTGTTTTATGAGTGTTAGTGAGTTTGAGAGATGAAAAATATGATAGTGTCATTTATATGAGTGAGTGATCCTAGGGCCAATTAGTTGTGGGTATTATACTtacatttggtatcagagctggtTAATCCAGCGCCTGGTGTTTGAGAGTTTGTGAGGTGTGGGAGAGTTCTCACATAGTTGTTTGTTCATAGAGTCGGTATGGCAAACACCTTCAATATTGTGTGGTCTGGTCCCAAGTTAGATGGGAAACTTGATTATAGTTATTGGGAGACTTTGATGTCTACCCATTTGAAGGCCCAGAACCTGTGGAGTTTCATTGAACCGGGTTTGCAAGAAGGAGCAGATGCTGCCCAACAAAGGAGAGATCAATTGGCGCTATCTCAAATTCATCAAGGAGTAGATTATACGGTGTTTGGCAAAATAGCAAATGCCAAAAGTGCAAAGGAAGCATGGAACACGTTGAAACTGTCATACAAAGGCGTAGATAAAGCTCAGAAAGCAAAGCTACAGTCTTTGAGAAGAGAATATGAAAGGTATGAGATGTCGAGCTCAGAAACTGTTGAGCAATATTTTACTCGTGTTACAGATCTTGTCAATAAGATGAGAGTCTATGGAGAAGATATGCCCGATAGCAAAGTAGTGGAGAAAATTCTTCGCACCATGCCAATGAAGTATGACCATGTGGTGACTACGATACTAGAGTCCCACGATATGGATACTATGACGATTGCAGAATTGCAAGGAACCATGGAAAGCCACATCAGTAGAATACTGGAGAAGTCAGAAAAATCAATCGAGGAAGCCCTGAAAAGCCGAGTGAATTTCAACAACGTTGCAGAATCAAGTCGTACACAAGAAGGACGAGGTCGTGGTATTAATTTTCAAAGTAGAGgcagaggaagtttcagaggtagaggtcgtggcaattacaaccaaggaagTTACAATAACTTTACACCACCTAATCAAGGAAGAGGTGGAACGAATTTCAGTCCTGTCAACCGAGGAAGAGGTCGAGGAAATTTTTATCAAGAAAGAACCAATTTCAACTGCTTTCATTGTGGAAAGTATGGACACAAAGCAGCATATTGCAGATTCAAAATGGTGAATAACAATCAAGCACACGTTGCAGAAAATCAGCATCAAAATACTGATGATAATCCGGGTACTTCTGAACTTGATTACAATTTACTGAGTATGGGGCAATTATCTGAGAAGGGATATAAGATGATAACTTATCGTGGATATTGCACTGTATTTGACAACAATGGAAGGTTCATTGATAAAGCAAAGATGACTTCAAATAGAATGTTTTCGTTAAAAATTCAACATGTTAATCCCTCTTGCATGAGTTCTGTGATACTTGATGATAACTGGTTGTGGCATATGCGGTTTGGGCACTTTCATTTTTCTGGCCTAAACTACCTGTCAAGAAAAGGACTTGTTTTTGGTCTACCACGGATTCATATTCCCAATTGTGTTTGTGAGATTTGTCAACTGGGAAAGAAGCACAGAGATCCATTCCCTACAGGAAAGTCTTGGAGAGCTAGAAGATTACTTGAAATTGTGCATTCATATCTCTGTTCTGTAGAAATTCCAAGTAATGGTGGTAGCAGGTACTTtatcacttttattgatg is a genomic window of Arachis ipaensis cultivar K30076 chromosome B06, Araip1.1, whole genome shotgun sequence containing:
- the LOC110263698 gene encoding uncharacterized protein LOC110263698, coding for MANTFNIVWSGPKLDGKLDYSYWETLMSTHLKAQNLWSFIEPGLQEGADAAQQRRDQLALSQIHQGVDYTVFGKIANAKSAKEAWNTLKLSYKGVDKAQKAKLQSLRREYERYEMSSSETVEQYFTRVTDLVNKMRVYGEDMPDSKVVEKILRTMPMKYDHVVTTILESHDMDTMTIAELQGTMESHISRILEKSEKSIEEALKSRVNFNNVAESSRTQEGRGRVLSTEEEVEEIFIKKEPISTAFIVESMDTKQHIADSKW